Proteins from a genomic interval of Actinoalloteichus hymeniacidonis:
- a CDS encoding sporulation protein, whose protein sequence is MLATFGHGGATVEVLPSAPEVTPGETISGQVLLLGGQVDQELGSLSVDLVTEVHMGENSSADPSEDPTVTLPFTKVEVGSRRLIQPGESIMLPFELTMPWETPITISRTGFLSGMAVGIRAEADLNMTFVDAVAIAPIVVTPLPSQQRILDAMTNIGFVPKAADMEYNSLRGVEQQLPFIQEIEYEPPTEFSENLHDVELTFVARAHDLQVVLEVDKRVRVSKGEDITARGETTMGDFVLLHEEIDEIDWEDRLQAWLTNVARTPAILG, encoded by the coding sequence GTGCTGGCAACGTTCGGACACGGCGGAGCGACGGTCGAGGTACTGCCATCGGCTCCCGAGGTCACCCCGGGCGAGACCATCTCGGGTCAGGTGTTGCTCCTCGGTGGTCAGGTCGATCAGGAGTTGGGTTCGTTATCGGTCGACCTGGTCACCGAGGTGCACATGGGTGAGAACAGCAGTGCGGATCCCTCGGAGGACCCGACCGTCACGCTGCCGTTCACGAAGGTCGAGGTCGGTTCCCGCAGGTTGATCCAGCCCGGCGAATCGATCATGCTCCCCTTCGAGCTGACCATGCCGTGGGAGACGCCCATCACGATCAGCAGGACCGGCTTCCTCAGCGGAATGGCGGTGGGCATCCGTGCCGAGGCCGACCTGAACATGACCTTCGTCGACGCGGTCGCGATCGCGCCGATAGTGGTGACGCCACTGCCGTCCCAACAGCGGATCCTCGATGCGATGACCAACATCGGCTTCGTGCCGAAGGCCGCCGACATGGAGTACAACTCCCTGCGCGGCGTCGAGCAGCAGTTGCCGTTCATCCAGGAGATCGAGTACGAGCCGCCGACAGAGTTCTCCGAGAACCTGCACGATGTCGAACTGACCTTCGTCGCCCGCGCGCACGATCTCCAGGTGGTGCTCGAGGTGGACAAGCGAGTCCGGGTGAGCAAGGGCGAGGACATCACGGCTCGCGGCGAGACGACGATGGGCGATTTCGTGCTCCTGCACGAGGAGATCGACGAGATCGACTGGGAGGACCGGCTGCAGGCCTGGCTGACCAACGTCGCGCGGACGCCCGCCATCCTCGGCTGA
- a CDS encoding DUF3099 domain-containing protein — MNGSSSGDHPILITEAAPSHEDEHARRRRKYSTMMAIRLACVIAAALTYQIWWLALGFLALSIPLPWMAVLIANDAPPAKREDVNRFRRGSRAVEGRDHQVIDSAD; from the coding sequence ATGAACGGGTCCAGCAGTGGTGATCACCCGATCCTGATCACCGAGGCCGCACCGTCGCACGAGGATGAACACGCCCGGCGTCGACGCAAGTACTCGACGATGATGGCGATCCGGCTGGCCTGCGTGATCGCGGCGGCCTTGACCTACCAGATCTGGTGGCTGGCCCTCGGTTTCCTGGCTCTGTCGATCCCGTTGCCCTGGATGGCCGTGTTGATCGCCAACGATGCGCCGCCTGCCAAGCGCGAGGACGTCAACAGATTCCGCCGGGGCTCCCGGGCCGTGGAAGGCCGGGATCATCAGGTGATCGACTCCGCCGATTGA
- a CDS encoding lysophospholipid acyltransferase family protein has protein sequence MLYGLTKNVVGPLARLVFRPSIEGLENIPKSGPVILASNHLSVVDSLVIPLVLPRRVAILAKAEYFEGKTVRGRLLRWFLGSLGHIPVRRGHGRAAKDALQQAERVLLSGGAFAIYPEGTRSTDGRMYRGRTGVGRLALNTGAPVVPIALSGTEDVQPIGRRFPRIRPITVRFGPAMDFSRYDGMATSLPIQRAVTDEVVYRILELSGAEYVDSYRQAAA, from the coding sequence GTGCTCTACGGGTTGACCAAGAACGTCGTCGGACCACTGGCCCGCCTGGTCTTCCGGCCGAGCATCGAGGGTCTGGAGAACATCCCGAAGTCGGGCCCGGTCATCCTCGCGAGCAATCACCTCTCGGTGGTCGACAGCCTGGTGATCCCCCTCGTCCTGCCGCGTCGCGTCGCCATCCTGGCCAAGGCCGAGTACTTCGAGGGCAAGACCGTTCGTGGCCGATTGTTGCGGTGGTTCCTGGGCAGCCTCGGCCACATCCCGGTGCGACGAGGCCATGGCCGCGCGGCGAAGGACGCCCTCCAGCAGGCGGAACGAGTCCTGCTGTCGGGCGGTGCCTTCGCCATCTATCCCGAGGGAACCCGCTCCACTGACGGCCGGATGTACCGAGGCCGCACCGGGGTGGGGCGGTTGGCGCTGAACACCGGTGCTCCCGTCGTGCCCATCGCACTGAGCGGCACCGAGGATGTTCAACCGATCGGACGACGCTTCCCCCGAATCAGGCCGATCACCGTGCGGTTCGGCCCGGCGATGGACTTCTCCCGATACGACGGGATGGCCACCTCACTCCCTATCCAGCGAGCGGTGACCGACGAGGTCGTCTACCGAATCCTGGAGCTCTCCGGTGCGGAGTACGTGGACAGCTACCGGCAGGCCGCCGCCTGA
- the dtd gene encoding D-aminoacyl-tRNA deacylase, translating into MRAIVARVSRASVRVADELVGSIDEPGLLVLLGVTHTDDISRAVAMAGKLHELRILPGEQSCSSTGAPLLVVSQFTLYGDTRRGRRPSWSASAPAAEAEPLVAEAIAELRRRGARVATGRFGAEMAVESVNDGPFTVLVEV; encoded by the coding sequence ATGAGAGCGATAGTGGCCAGAGTCTCCCGAGCGTCCGTCCGAGTCGCGGACGAACTGGTCGGCTCGATCGACGAGCCCGGCCTCCTCGTCCTGCTCGGCGTCACCCACACGGATGACATTTCGCGAGCGGTGGCGATGGCGGGGAAGCTGCACGAGCTTCGAATCCTGCCCGGCGAGCAGTCGTGCTCGAGCACCGGAGCACCGCTGTTGGTGGTCAGCCAGTTCACCCTCTACGGAGACACCAGGAGGGGGCGACGACCCTCGTGGAGCGCCTCGGCACCGGCTGCCGAGGCCGAGCCCCTGGTCGCCGAGGCAATCGCTGAACTGCGACGACGCGGTGCTCGCGTGGCGACCGGACGCTTCGGCGCCGAGATGGCGGTGGAGAGCGTGAACGACGGTCCGTTCACGGTGCTCGTCGAGGTTTGA
- a CDS encoding sigma-70 family RNA polymerase sigma factor yields MTIPQTIPTAEAYAEADLDAQGPAADLVRVYLNGIGRTALLTAQQEVDLAKRIEAGVFAQHMLDTAKRLSPARRTDLRALVRDGHRAKNHLLEANLRLVVSLAKRYTGRGMPLLDLIQEGNLGLIRAVEKFDYTKGFKFSTYATWWIRQAITRGMADQGRTIRLPVHLVEQVNKLARIKRDLHQRLGREATHEELSEESGIPAHKVGDLLDHSRDPVSLDMPVGAEEDAPLGDFIEDSEATDAENSVISGLLQDDLRRVLGTLDDREQHVIRLRYGLDDGQPRTLDQIGRSFGLSRERVRQIEREVMAKLRQGDRAERLRAYAS; encoded by the coding sequence ATGACCATCCCGCAGACCATCCCTACCGCCGAAGCCTACGCCGAGGCCGACCTCGACGCACAGGGCCCCGCCGCCGACCTCGTACGGGTGTACCTCAACGGGATCGGCAGAACTGCGCTGCTCACCGCCCAGCAGGAGGTCGACCTCGCCAAACGCATCGAGGCGGGGGTCTTCGCGCAGCACATGCTGGACACCGCGAAGCGGCTCTCGCCTGCGCGGCGGACCGATCTGCGGGCACTCGTCCGGGACGGCCACCGGGCGAAGAATCACCTGCTGGAGGCCAACCTGCGCCTGGTGGTCAGCCTCGCCAAGCGCTACACCGGCCGAGGCATGCCGTTGCTCGACCTGATCCAGGAGGGCAACCTCGGGTTGATCCGCGCCGTGGAGAAGTTCGACTACACCAAGGGCTTCAAGTTCTCCACGTACGCCACCTGGTGGATTCGTCAGGCGATCACCCGGGGAATGGCCGACCAGGGCCGCACGATCCGGCTACCCGTCCACCTCGTCGAACAGGTCAACAAGCTGGCCAGGATCAAGCGTGACCTGCACCAACGGCTGGGCCGCGAGGCGACCCACGAGGAACTGAGCGAGGAATCCGGCATCCCGGCGCACAAGGTCGGCGACCTGTTGGACCACTCCCGCGACCCGGTGAGCCTGGACATGCCGGTCGGAGCCGAGGAGGACGCCCCGTTGGGCGACTTCATCGAGGACTCCGAGGCCACCGACGCGGAGAACTCGGTCATCTCCGGCCTGCTCCAGGACGACCTCCGTCGAGTGCTGGGCACGCTGGACGATCGCGAGCAACATGTGATCCGACTGCGCTACGGGCTCGACGACGGCCAGCCGCGGACGCTCGACCAGATCGGACGCAGCTTCGGTCTGTCGCGGGAACGGGTTCGCCAGATCGAACGCGAGGTGATGGCCAAGCTCAGGCAGGGCGACCGTGCCGAACGGTTGCGTGCCTACGCGAGCTGA
- a CDS encoding VOC family protein: MEVLSGRMLLRPADRDRSVAFYRDTLGLAVHREFAVGTVFFLGSGFLEVSGEGGRGASPDQSLWLQVRDLSATLDELRGRNLPILREARREPWGLDEAWIEDPDGMRIVLVEIPADHPLRRDIRPLP, translated from the coding sequence ATGGAGGTTTTGAGCGGTCGGATGCTGCTGCGACCGGCGGATCGCGACCGCAGTGTGGCGTTCTATCGGGACACTCTCGGACTGGCGGTCCACCGGGAGTTCGCCGTCGGAACCGTCTTCTTCCTGGGCTCCGGCTTTCTGGAGGTCTCCGGAGAGGGCGGTCGCGGTGCGAGCCCCGATCAATCCCTGTGGCTACAGGTTCGTGATCTGTCTGCGACGCTCGACGAGCTACGCGGGCGCAATCTACCCATCCTCCGGGAGGCCCGTCGCGAGCCATGGGGGCTCGACGAGGCGTGGATCGAGGATCCGGACGGGATGCGCATCGTCCTGGTCGAGATCCCGGCCGACCATCCGCTCCGCCGCGACATCCGGCCGTTGCCATAG
- a CDS encoding SPFH domain-containing protein has translation MTTSTPAIEQVPMPAPVVRERKAFVASGPLMLLLGFILLVGGVILGLAGIDRGIALIGVAAVVLILGIVILSGLIMVQPREARVLQFLGRYTGTVREDGLRWVNPFTSRTKVSTRIRNHETTVLKVNDADGSPIEIAAVVVWHVEDSARAMFEVDSFVRFVQTQTETAVRHIATSYPYDSNSSTRTSLRENAEDITEQLSAEIGLRVESAGVRVIESRLTHLAYAPEIAQAMLQRQQAGAVVAARTRIVEGAVGMVEMALDKIAEHGVVELDEERKATMVSNLLVVLCGDRSTQPVVNTGSLYQ, from the coding sequence ATGACCACCTCGACACCGGCTATCGAGCAGGTGCCCATGCCGGCACCGGTAGTCCGCGAACGGAAAGCGTTCGTGGCATCCGGACCACTCATGCTGCTGCTCGGGTTCATCCTGCTCGTCGGCGGAGTGATCCTCGGCTTGGCGGGCATCGACCGCGGCATCGCACTCATCGGCGTGGCCGCAGTCGTGCTGATCCTGGGGATCGTCATCCTCAGCGGCCTGATCATGGTGCAGCCCCGCGAGGCGCGTGTCCTGCAATTCCTCGGCCGTTACACCGGCACCGTCCGTGAGGACGGACTGCGCTGGGTCAACCCCTTCACCTCACGCACCAAGGTCTCGACCAGGATCCGCAACCACGAGACCACCGTCCTCAAGGTCAACGACGCGGATGGCAGCCCCATCGAGATCGCGGCCGTGGTCGTCTGGCACGTCGAGGACTCGGCACGGGCCATGTTCGAGGTCGACAGCTTCGTCCGGTTCGTCCAGACCCAGACGGAGACCGCGGTCCGTCACATCGCCACCAGCTACCCCTACGACTCCAACAGCTCGACCCGAACCTCCTTGCGCGAGAATGCCGAGGACATCACCGAGCAGCTGTCCGCCGAGATCGGGCTCCGGGTGGAGTCCGCCGGGGTCAGGGTCATCGAGTCGCGATTGACCCACCTGGCCTACGCACCGGAGATCGCCCAGGCCATGCTGCAGCGGCAGCAGGCAGGCGCGGTCGTCGCCGCCCGTACTCGCATCGTCGAAGGCGCCGTCGGCATGGTGGAGATGGCGTTGGACAAGATCGCCGAACACGGCGTGGTCGAGCTCGACGAGGAACGGAAGGCAACCATGGTCAGCAACCTTCTAGTGGTTCTGTGCGGCGACCGGTCCACGCAACCGGTGGTCAACACGGGATCCCTCTACCAGTAG
- a CDS encoding 3-deoxy-7-phosphoheptulonate synthase produces the protein MVSLAIPASTDSVRDRHIAEIRPLVSPALLRDELPLSDDAARVVTTGRDEVTDILDGRDDRLLVVVGPCSVHDPDAALTYARRLAELAQSVGTELRIVMRVYFEKPRTTLGWKGLINDPELDGSFQVNKGLRLARKLLLDILDLGLPVGCEFLDPITPQYISDTVSWGSIGARTAQSQVHRQLSSGLSMPIGIKNGTDGDVQVAVDAVAAAGSSHVFTGITDGGLAAILRTTGNPDCHVVLRGSSAGPNYDAATIATTMDLLRSAGLPARAIVDASHGNSGKDHRRQPVVAGELAERLAGGEQGLVGVMLESFLVEGRQNVVAGEELRYGQSITDACMSWESTESTLRTLADAVARRRGAAAG, from the coding sequence ATCGTGTCCCTCGCAATCCCCGCCAGCACCGACTCGGTTCGAGATCGGCATATCGCCGAGATCAGGCCGTTGGTCTCCCCCGCCCTGCTCCGTGACGAACTGCCGCTGAGCGACGATGCCGCTCGGGTCGTCACCACCGGACGGGACGAGGTCACCGACATCCTCGACGGTCGGGACGATCGCCTACTCGTCGTGGTCGGACCATGTTCGGTGCACGACCCGGACGCCGCGCTGACCTACGCTCGCCGATTGGCCGAGCTCGCCCAATCGGTAGGCACGGAACTGCGCATCGTGATGCGCGTCTACTTCGAGAAGCCCCGCACCACGCTCGGGTGGAAGGGCTTGATCAACGACCCCGAGCTCGACGGCAGCTTCCAGGTCAACAAGGGCCTGCGGTTGGCGCGGAAGCTGCTGTTGGATATCCTCGATCTCGGTCTGCCGGTCGGCTGCGAATTCCTCGACCCGATCACACCGCAGTACATCTCCGACACCGTGAGCTGGGGCTCCATCGGCGCGCGGACCGCACAGAGCCAGGTGCACCGACAACTCTCCAGCGGCCTGTCGATGCCCATCGGCATCAAGAACGGCACCGACGGGGATGTACAGGTCGCGGTCGATGCCGTCGCTGCGGCAGGCTCCAGCCACGTCTTCACCGGCATCACCGACGGCGGTTTGGCCGCGATCCTGCGCACCACCGGCAACCCCGACTGCCATGTCGTGCTCCGAGGTAGCTCGGCGGGACCCAACTACGACGCGGCGACGATCGCCACGACGATGGACCTCCTGCGATCCGCCGGACTGCCTGCCCGCGCGATCGTCGACGCCAGCCACGGCAACAGCGGCAAGGACCACCGAAGGCAACCGGTCGTCGCGGGCGAACTCGCCGAGCGATTGGCCGGGGGCGAACAGGGACTGGTCGGCGTGATGCTGGAGAGCTTCCTCGTCGAGGGCAGGCAGAACGTCGTGGCGGGCGAGGAACTCCGCTACGGCCAGAGCATCACCGACGCCTGCATGAGCTGGGAATCGACCGAGTCCACGCTGCGTACGCTGGCCGACGCCGTCGCCCGACGGCGCGGCGCAGCGGCAGGCTGA
- a CDS encoding sulfite exporter TauE/SafE family protein, with protein sequence MSSPLEWAGFADVSLAALLFLCVAAFAAGAVDAIVGGGGLIQLPALLLVMPGGDTLLSLATSKVAAFAGTASAVPTYARRTRIDWWTAVPMALIAFGGAVGGAAFANLLPTDVLNWVVLIALVGVGIYTWRKPALGSVETPRFGRRAQIALAALGGLTIGFWDGLAGPGTGSFLVFLLVGMLGYAFLHASATAKLVNTATNLGALCYFIPAGKVLWGLGLTMAACNIAGSVTGALIATRQGSGFVRRVFLSVVAAMALTLGARLIFGT encoded by the coding sequence GTGTCGAGTCCTCTGGAGTGGGCCGGGTTCGCCGACGTGTCCCTGGCAGCGCTTCTCTTCTTATGCGTCGCGGCCTTCGCCGCAGGTGCCGTCGACGCGATCGTCGGAGGCGGGGGACTGATACAGCTGCCCGCGCTGCTGCTGGTCATGCCGGGTGGCGACACCCTGCTGAGTCTGGCCACGAGCAAGGTGGCGGCGTTCGCAGGCACGGCCTCGGCGGTCCCGACCTACGCTCGACGGACGCGTATCGACTGGTGGACGGCGGTGCCTATGGCACTGATCGCCTTCGGGGGCGCGGTCGGCGGGGCGGCCTTCGCGAACCTGCTGCCCACCGACGTGCTCAACTGGGTCGTGTTGATCGCCCTGGTGGGCGTCGGAATCTATACCTGGCGCAAACCGGCACTCGGCTCGGTGGAGACCCCGCGCTTCGGCCGCCGAGCACAGATCGCGTTGGCCGCGCTGGGTGGCCTCACCATCGGCTTCTGGGACGGGCTGGCCGGCCCCGGCACCGGATCGTTCCTGGTCTTCCTATTGGTCGGGATGCTCGGCTACGCGTTCCTGCACGCTTCGGCGACGGCCAAGCTGGTCAACACCGCCACGAACCTCGGAGCGCTGTGCTACTTCATTCCCGCAGGCAAGGTGCTGTGGGGACTCGGTCTGACGATGGCGGCCTGCAACATCGCAGGCAGCGTCACGGGGGCGCTGATCGCCACCCGTCAGGGCTCGGGCTTCGTGCGACGGGTCTTCCTCTCCGTGGTGGCGGCGATGGCCTTGACCCTCGGCGCACGTCTGATCTTCGGAACCTGA
- the rpsT gene encoding 30S ribosomal protein S20, whose protein sequence is MANIKSQVKRIRTNEKARLRNKAVKSSVKTAIRKFREAAEAGDKDKAITLSREAGRKLDKAASKGVIHANQAANKKSAIAKRVNQL, encoded by the coding sequence ATGGCGAACATCAAGTCACAGGTCAAGCGGATCCGGACCAACGAGAAGGCCCGGCTTCGGAACAAGGCGGTGAAGTCCTCGGTCAAGACCGCGATCCGCAAGTTCCGTGAGGCTGCCGAGGCCGGCGACAAGGACAAGGCCATCACGTTGAGCCGCGAGGCGGGCCGCAAGCTGGACAAGGCTGCCAGCAAGGGCGTCATCCACGCGAACCAGGCCGCCAACAAGAAGTCGGCGATCGCCAAGCGCGTGAACCAGCTCTGA
- the holA gene encoding DNA polymerase III subunit delta: MSKQAAPAAPLLLVLGEEELLVERAVRAASDAAKALDPMTETVRIKAAELTVPRFAELVSPSLFGEGRVVVVDTAQDAGAELAEALVAYRPQPDDGIVLVVVHSGGGRAKLAKQLPAALKGNGAAVEECGKITRSNEREAFVRNEVRRVGGRIDARAVSALVETVGSDLRELAAAAVQLVADTDGPIDETVVRRYHRGRAEVTGFAVAEKAVTGDRTGALEALRWALQTGVPAVLIADALADAVRSIALVRGARNGDPMQMAGELGMPPWKIKKVRTQVRGWEEAGLGRAMHLVAALNGEVKGMAADSSYALERAVFGIIDARSAAH; this comes from the coding sequence GTGAGCAAGCAAGCCGCCCCGGCCGCCCCGCTTCTGCTGGTCCTGGGGGAGGAGGAGCTACTCGTCGAGCGCGCCGTGCGAGCGGCGTCGGACGCGGCGAAGGCACTCGACCCGATGACCGAGACGGTCCGGATCAAAGCAGCCGAACTGACCGTGCCACGGTTCGCCGAGTTGGTGAGCCCCTCGTTGTTCGGCGAGGGGCGGGTGGTGGTGGTGGATACGGCCCAGGACGCCGGCGCGGAGCTCGCCGAGGCGCTCGTCGCCTATCGGCCGCAGCCCGATGACGGGATCGTCCTGGTCGTGGTCCATTCCGGCGGCGGTCGTGCCAAGCTGGCCAAACAGCTTCCGGCCGCGCTCAAGGGCAACGGCGCAGCCGTGGAGGAATGCGGAAAGATCACTCGGAGCAACGAGCGCGAGGCCTTCGTTCGCAACGAGGTGCGGCGGGTCGGTGGCCGGATCGACGCTCGGGCGGTATCGGCCCTGGTCGAGACGGTGGGCTCGGACCTGCGAGAACTCGCCGCCGCCGCAGTTCAACTGGTCGCCGACACCGACGGACCCATCGACGAGACGGTTGTCCGTCGGTACCACCGGGGCCGCGCGGAGGTCACCGGGTTCGCCGTCGCGGAGAAGGCCGTCACCGGCGATCGGACGGGCGCCCTCGAAGCACTTCGGTGGGCTCTGCAGACCGGGGTGCCCGCCGTGCTGATCGCGGACGCGTTGGCGGACGCCGTGCGCAGCATCGCCCTGGTGCGCGGCGCCCGTAATGGGGATCCCATGCAGATGGCTGGTGAACTGGGCATGCCGCCGTGGAAGATCAAGAAGGTGCGTACCCAGGTCCGAGGCTGGGAGGAAGCCGGGTTGGGCAGGGCGATGCACCTGGTGGCCGCGCTCAACGGCGAGGTGAAGGGCATGGCGGCCGATTCCTCGTACGCGCTGGAACGCGCGGTGTTCGGAATCATCGACGCCAGATCCGCCGCCCACTGA
- the thrC gene encoding threonine synthase, with protein sequence MTTTLRNSTDATLDLGPAIALSCRECGNRIPLAAEFACAECFGPLEVAYEFGRIRREDIEAGPRSIWRYRNLLPVPADVDEHANTQPGLTRLVRADRLGAELGLKNLWVKDDTGNPTHSFKDRVVAVALAAARELGFQVLACPSTGNLANAVAAAAARAGWRSVVLIPSTLERAKVLTTAAYDGALIAVEGNYDDVNRLATELAAEHEDWAFVNVNVRPYYAEGSKTLGYEVAEQLGWRLPEQIVVPIASGAQLTKVDKGFRELGELGLVEPTPYRIFGAQATGCSPVSAAFRAGSDVVQPVRPDTIARSLAIGAPADGPYVLDAVRRTGGAIEDVSDEEVVAGIRLLARTEGIFTETAGGVTVATTKKLVEAGKIDPEAETVLLITGDGLKTLDAIQDHVGPTATVPPSAQAVHEALGY encoded by the coding sequence ATGACGACCACCCTGCGCAATTCCACGGATGCCACGTTGGATCTCGGTCCGGCAATCGCATTGTCCTGCAGGGAGTGCGGCAACCGCATTCCGCTCGCGGCCGAATTCGCCTGTGCCGAATGTTTCGGACCGCTGGAAGTGGCCTACGAGTTCGGCAGGATCCGCCGGGAGGACATCGAGGCGGGCCCCCGTTCCATCTGGCGCTACCGCAACCTGCTCCCCGTACCCGCCGACGTCGATGAGCACGCCAACACCCAGCCCGGACTGACCCGGCTCGTGCGTGCCGACCGACTGGGCGCCGAACTCGGGCTGAAGAACCTGTGGGTCAAGGACGACACCGGTAACCCCACCCACTCTTTCAAGGACCGCGTGGTCGCTGTGGCCTTGGCCGCAGCCCGGGAATTGGGATTCCAGGTGTTGGCCTGTCCCTCCACCGGCAACCTCGCCAACGCCGTCGCCGCTGCGGCGGCTCGTGCGGGTTGGCGCTCCGTGGTGCTGATCCCGTCGACATTGGAGCGGGCCAAGGTGTTGACCACCGCGGCCTACGACGGTGCCCTCATCGCGGTGGAGGGCAACTACGACGACGTCAACCGGCTTGCCACCGAGCTGGCGGCCGAGCACGAGGACTGGGCGTTCGTCAACGTCAACGTGCGGCCGTACTACGCCGAGGGCTCGAAGACGCTCGGTTACGAGGTCGCCGAGCAGCTCGGCTGGCGACTTCCGGAGCAGATCGTCGTCCCGATCGCCTCCGGTGCGCAACTCACCAAGGTCGACAAAGGCTTCCGCGAACTGGGCGAACTGGGTCTTGTGGAGCCCACGCCCTACCGGATCTTCGGTGCCCAGGCCACCGGCTGCTCTCCGGTGTCCGCCGCGTTCCGAGCGGGCAGTGACGTGGTCCAGCCCGTTCGCCCGGACACCATCGCCCGTTCACTGGCGATCGGCGCACCTGCCGACGGCCCCTACGTGCTCGACGCCGTCCGACGCACCGGCGGTGCCATCGAGGACGTCAGTGACGAGGAGGTGGTCGCGGGCATCCGCCTGTTGGCCAGGACCGAGGGCATCTTCACCGAGACCGCAGGCGGGGTCACCGTGGCCACGACGAAGAAGTTGGTCGAGGCCGGAAAGATCGACCCGGAGGCCGAGACGGTACTGCTGATCACCGGCGACGGCCTCAAGACCCTCGACGCGATTCAGGATCACGTCGGACCCACGGCCACCGTGCCGCCGTCGGCGCAGGCCGTGCACGAGGCGCTCGGCTACTGA